A genome region from Candidatus Omnitrophota bacterium includes the following:
- a CDS encoding AAA family ATPase, whose translation MGWNHVECHPIVRQTIVSAIEKGRMRGTQLIFGPPNCGQEAIALAIALALNCKTSGGDFCGECLNCRRIRDKIFPDVYYMFPIEDWDDPKRKGQDYSIGHMRMVQECAQTYPYESQYKIFIFNDAHRMTTEAANSLLKILEEPFPHNLFLLLTNNVFRILPTILSRCQKIRLAPLDAAALVESLRGELPEDAAETLARASGGIPRQARMLLESNYIQTRDEAIGLLRQIRSQASSISGLAERIAKEPREAIRSQLTLLMGILRDGALLAEGIEDGPFLNPDRRKEIAGLFQNEKAEDLIAGLDKILEVMVGLDRNIHTQLQMMELFLVLRFSP comes from the coding sequence ATGGGTTGGAATCATGTTGAATGTCATCCGATTGTGCGCCAGACCATCGTTTCCGCCATTGAAAAAGGGCGGATGCGCGGAACGCAGCTGATTTTCGGTCCGCCCAATTGCGGTCAAGAGGCTATCGCGCTGGCAATAGCGCTTGCCCTGAATTGCAAAACTAGCGGCGGCGACTTCTGCGGCGAATGCCTCAACTGCCGCCGCATCCGGGACAAGATATTTCCCGACGTCTACTATATGTTTCCTATCGAGGATTGGGACGATCCCAAGCGCAAAGGGCAGGATTATAGTATCGGACACATGAGAATGGTCCAGGAATGCGCCCAAACGTATCCTTACGAAAGCCAATACAAAATCTTCATCTTTAACGACGCCCACCGAATGACGACGGAAGCTGCCAACAGCCTGCTCAAAATTCTGGAAGAGCCATTCCCTCACAATCTCTTTTTGCTTTTGACGAACAACGTTTTCCGCATTCTTCCCACCATTCTTTCCCGCTGCCAAAAAATCCGCCTCGCGCCTTTGGACGCCGCCGCGCTGGTTGAGTCTTTACGCGGCGAATTGCCGGAAGATGCGGCGGAAACGTTAGCCCGCGCTTCCGGCGGAATTCCCCGCCAGGCCCGGATGCTATTGGAGAGTAACTATATTCAGACTCGCGACGAAGCCATTGGCTTGCTGCGCCAAATTCGCAGCCAGGCCAGTTCCATCTCCGGCCTGGCCGAACGCATCGCCAAAGAGCCGCGAGAAGCGATTCGCTCGCAATTGACGTTGTTGATGGGCATTTTGCGGGACGGCGCCTTGCTGGCGGAGGGGATCGAGGACGGCCCTTTCCTCAATCCCGACCGGCGAAAGGAGATCGCCGGACTTTTCCAAAACGAAAAGGCTGAAGATTTGATTGCAGGCTTGGACAAAATACTGGAAGTCATGGTCGGATTGGATCGCAACATCCATACGCAGCTTCAAATGATGGAGCTGTTCCTCGTCCTTCGCTTTTCCCCATGA
- a CDS encoding methyltransferase domain-containing protein, with translation MKIRDSGMPDEQWWESFFQPAQLLHKMQITPDCKDVLEFGCGYGTFTIPAAQIISGQIYALDIEFQMLQRTKEKARKLGLNNVFCLQRDFMRNGTGFPDGSVDYVMLFNLLHAEEPGVLLREVLRVLKKKGKAGIIHWIYDSSTPRGPSLEIRPKPEQCLEWSQREGLVPVHDGIIDLPPYHYGLIVQKAM, from the coding sequence ATGAAAATTCGCGACAGCGGCATGCCGGATGAACAATGGTGGGAAAGTTTTTTCCAACCCGCGCAGCTTTTGCATAAAATGCAGATTACGCCCGATTGTAAAGATGTACTGGAATTCGGGTGCGGTTATGGAACGTTTACGATTCCAGCCGCACAGATCATATCCGGCCAAATATACGCTTTGGATATCGAATTCCAAATGCTTCAAAGAACAAAAGAAAAGGCGCGAAAACTGGGATTGAATAACGTTTTTTGCCTACAGCGAGATTTTATGCGCAACGGAACCGGATTTCCCGATGGCAGCGTGGATTATGTCATGTTGTTCAATTTGCTTCATGCTGAGGAACCGGGAGTACTGTTGCGCGAAGTTCTTCGCGTTTTGAAAAAAAAAGGGAAAGCAGGAATTATTCATTGGATATACGATTCATCTACGCCAAGAGGCCCATCTTTGGAGATTCGCCCGAAGCCGGAACAATGCCTCGAATGGTCGCAACGGGAAGGTTTAGTCCCTGTTCATGATGGGATTATCGATTTGCCGCCCTACCATTATGGACTTATCGTTCAAAAGGCGATGTAA
- a CDS encoding DUF5696 domain-containing protein, whose product MIVNAQTKTAFKCFPLFFLFLLAAPQGFGADSSFKPAGLAFSVTPAIAAPGSHLRCQFQFANQGIEPSSAPERIFVHFESNRDCAAIQWQADHEPLIPTTYWMPGDVIKDGPFYVSIPENTPEGEYFVHIGLWNPVSGARSLDVYLPDAIRIENGASLLENAAIEPLAYDETVRRMQTLQRRFDQGTIAELENDKIHFQLQCETGVFSIHNKSNNMTWQSLPGIPFGTVYAQKNGKRQRAVLSSLSILQKDAKQCALQKDIDGQPLLDLTIRLEKNDSALTFSWTPAPEWSLEEIDFDSLLWTTESLGGGAVIPRLMGQFFLAGATEEFNQTYRTYDGWGGLNMPMSGILRRRDAAMISWNNNYASIRCQSTLVTDSAIPGGRLSSLSLHCPTQANSFRLQALDNESYVDLAKAYRRQAAANKTLAIWREKLNGNREASRLFGAPIFKPFVCVRQLRKDDKGEIKETVYNSYSADDCLALAQHIHDDLKLEKTLFVLAGWIHRGYDNQHPDILPAAPEIGGDQGVERISARVRSYGYLFGLHDNYQDMYEDAPSWNPSMLIMNRDGSRRKGGVWAGGQAWLIASNYGCQLAARNLPEAKRLYEPNAYFIDTTFAAPLYESYDPLFPMTYDDDLKYKQSLFKQAGRFFSVMGSETGMEFGVPVTHYFEGILSGRELIKNFPHPGAIPIPFFPLVFHDCIAMYTHQGDRCGIGDARKILRHLITGSMPLYNIGPHQYWNTEFPEVDFTQPEYCFARSGDGWGKGKHPMDRFIKNTYEFLSPFSEATAILPMTGHEYVKDDLSVERSWFGENWSVIVNYGPNDYLAGKTLLPPMGFIAAGHDFLAQHYYPDANTKRSMLLVKKGNKTYIGFR is encoded by the coding sequence ATGATTGTGAACGCTCAAACCAAAACTGCTTTTAAATGTTTTCCCCTTTTCTTCTTATTTCTTCTGGCCGCGCCCCAAGGTTTCGGCGCGGATTCATCTTTTAAACCGGCGGGACTTGCTTTCTCCGTCACTCCCGCCATCGCCGCGCCCGGTTCCCATTTGCGTTGCCAATTCCAATTCGCCAATCAGGGAATCGAGCCTTCGTCGGCGCCGGAAAGGATTTTCGTCCATTTCGAATCCAATCGGGATTGCGCCGCCATCCAATGGCAGGCGGATCATGAGCCTCTCATCCCTACGACTTACTGGATGCCGGGCGACGTTATCAAGGATGGTCCCTTCTACGTTTCGATTCCAGAAAATACTCCGGAAGGGGAATATTTCGTCCATATCGGATTATGGAATCCTGTTTCCGGCGCCCGCAGTTTGGACGTTTATTTGCCGGATGCCATCCGCATCGAAAACGGCGCTTCTCTATTGGAAAACGCCGCCATCGAACCTTTGGCTTACGATGAAACCGTCCGCCGTATGCAGACTCTCCAACGCCGGTTCGATCAAGGAACGATCGCCGAATTGGAAAACGATAAAATTCACTTTCAATTGCAATGCGAAACGGGAGTGTTCTCCATCCATAATAAATCGAACAATATGACCTGGCAAAGTCTGCCTGGCATTCCTTTTGGAACCGTCTACGCGCAAAAAAACGGAAAGCGCCAAAGAGCCGTTCTTTCATCTCTATCCATTCTTCAGAAGGACGCGAAGCAATGCGCGCTCCAAAAAGATATAGATGGTCAACCCTTGTTGGACCTTACGATTCGCTTGGAAAAAAACGATTCGGCATTAACGTTTTCCTGGACGCCCGCGCCTGAATGGTCGTTGGAGGAAATCGATTTCGACTCTCTGCTATGGACGACGGAATCCCTAGGCGGCGGCGCCGTCATCCCCCGGTTGATGGGGCAGTTTTTCCTGGCCGGCGCTACGGAAGAATTCAACCAGACGTATCGCACCTACGACGGTTGGGGCGGACTGAATATGCCGATGAGCGGGATTCTGCGCCGCCGAGACGCCGCCATGATCTCCTGGAACAACAATTATGCTTCCATTCGATGCCAATCCACTCTCGTAACGGACAGCGCCATTCCCGGCGGGAGATTATCTTCACTCAGCTTGCATTGTCCCACACAGGCGAATTCCTTCCGCCTGCAAGCGCTCGACAATGAATCCTACGTAGATCTAGCCAAAGCCTACCGTCGGCAAGCGGCGGCTAATAAAACCTTGGCAATATGGCGCGAGAAACTGAATGGGAATCGCGAGGCGTCCCGTCTTTTCGGCGCTCCCATATTTAAACCTTTCGTTTGCGTTCGCCAACTCCGCAAAGACGATAAAGGCGAAATCAAGGAAACGGTTTACAATTCCTACTCGGCGGACGATTGCCTGGCGCTGGCGCAGCATATTCATGACGATTTGAAACTGGAAAAAACGCTATTCGTATTGGCGGGATGGATTCATCGCGGCTACGACAATCAGCATCCCGACATCCTTCCCGCCGCGCCGGAGATCGGCGGCGATCAGGGCGTGGAGCGCATTTCGGCCCGCGTCCGCTCCTACGGTTATCTCTTCGGTCTTCACGACAATTATCAGGATATGTATGAAGACGCGCCTTCGTGGAACCCATCGATGCTCATCATGAACCGCGACGGCAGCCGCAGGAAAGGCGGCGTATGGGCTGGAGGGCAAGCGTGGCTGATCGCCTCCAATTACGGATGCCAACTAGCCGCCCGCAATCTGCCTGAAGCGAAAAGACTCTATGAACCCAACGCCTATTTTATCGATACTACTTTCGCCGCTCCCTTGTACGAATCTTACGATCCTCTTTTTCCCATGACCTACGACGACGATTTGAAATACAAACAATCGCTATTCAAACAAGCCGGACGCTTCTTCAGCGTCATGGGATCGGAGACGGGCATGGAATTCGGCGTCCCCGTCACGCACTATTTCGAGGGCATCCTCAGCGGGCGCGAGTTGATTAAGAATTTCCCCCATCCCGGCGCCATTCCCATACCATTCTTTCCCCTTGTCTTCCATGACTGCATCGCCATGTATACCCACCAGGGCGACCGTTGCGGCATCGGCGACGCCCGCAAAATTCTGCGCCATCTTATTACGGGATCCATGCCGCTTTACAATATCGGCCCGCATCAATATTGGAATACCGAGTTTCCGGAAGTGGATTTTACCCAGCCGGAATATTGCTTCGCGCGCAGCGGCGACGGCTGGGGAAAAGGCAAACATCCCATGGATCGGTTCATCAAAAACACGTATGAGTTTCTCTCGCCCTTCTCGGAAGCGACAGCCATACTTCCCATGACCGGCCACGAATACGTCAAGGACGATCTTTCTGTTGAACGCTCCTGGTTCGGCGAAAACTGGTCGGTAATCGTCAATTACGGCCCCAACGATTACCTGGCGGGCAAAACCCTCCTGCCGCCGATGGGCTTCATCGCCGCCGGCCACGACTTTCTGGCGCAGCATTACTACCCCGACGCCAACACGAAAAGAAGCATGTTATTAGTGAAAAAGGGGAATAAGACTTATATTGGATTCCGGTGA
- a CDS encoding DUF5989 family protein — protein sequence MVQLMKEFLAFLTERKKLWLLPIVIVMVLLGCLLVLTQTSVIAPFIYVLF from the coding sequence ATGGTTCAATTAATGAAGGAATTTTTGGCTTTTCTCACGGAACGGAAAAAACTTTGGCTTTTACCCATCGTCATCGTCATGGTGCTGTTGGGATGTTTGTTGGTGTTGACTCAAACATCCGTCATCGCGCCATTTATATACGTATTGTTTTAA
- a CDS encoding DUF1343 domain-containing protein: protein MKRYARMDFFRKYCAMVILEGAVIMIAAVHAHSQVVLGLENLLIRQLDLVEGKQVGIIANHTSLDAQGRSIVDLISQHAKVIAVFGPEHGYRGNVDDGADIQDSIEGGLRVFSLYGAYREPTREMLKDIDVLIYDIQDVGVKFYTFISSLFLAMEAAKRDGIQFIVLDRPNPIDASRVEGSITLPPNASFVGAAPLPTRYGMTAGELAQMFNRETYLGFSLNANLTVVKMTGYKRTMWYDETGLPWTKTSPNMPDLETATVYPGMCLFEGTNLSEGRGTPTPFMTVGAPYIDSEKWLMSIPKALMAGVEIRAVSFTPRSIVGMDENPKYKDVPCDGLRLHVIDRRRFQPIPLSVAMLCSAAKNFETDFKTRNYLDNLWGNEDLRAMLESGEDYASIMKTTEEGLERFRKIRGKYLLYD from the coding sequence ATGAAGAGATATGCTCGAATGGATTTCTTTCGCAAATATTGCGCGATGGTTATTTTGGAGGGAGCCGTTATCATGATCGCCGCCGTCCATGCGCATTCTCAAGTCGTCTTGGGTCTGGAAAATTTGCTAATCCGTCAACTTGATTTAGTCGAAGGCAAGCAAGTAGGAATCATTGCCAATCATACGTCACTCGATGCGCAAGGGCGCTCCATTGTCGATTTGATTTCCCAACATGCTAAGGTTATAGCCGTTTTCGGACCGGAACACGGATATCGCGGCAATGTGGACGATGGCGCCGATATTCAAGACAGCATTGAGGGCGGATTGCGAGTATTTAGCCTTTACGGCGCCTATCGCGAGCCGACGCGGGAAATGTTGAAAGATATTGATGTTTTGATTTACGATATTCAGGACGTTGGAGTTAAGTTTTACACCTTTATATCTAGTCTATTTCTCGCTATGGAAGCGGCAAAACGGGATGGCATCCAATTCATAGTTCTCGACCGCCCCAATCCCATCGACGCCTCTCGCGTTGAAGGTTCCATTACGCTGCCACCCAACGCCAGTTTCGTAGGAGCGGCGCCGCTGCCCACGCGCTATGGCATGACGGCGGGCGAGCTGGCGCAGATGTTCAATCGGGAGACTTATCTAGGTTTTAGTTTGAATGCGAATTTGACGGTTGTAAAAATGACGGGATACAAACGAACGATGTGGTACGATGAAACTGGATTGCCTTGGACGAAAACATCCCCCAATATGCCCGATCTCGAAACGGCCACTGTATATCCGGGAATGTGCCTCTTTGAAGGGACGAATCTATCGGAAGGAAGGGGGACGCCGACGCCGTTTATGACGGTGGGTGCGCCATATATCGATAGCGAGAAATGGCTGATGAGTATCCCCAAAGCATTGATGGCCGGAGTGGAGATACGCGCCGTTTCTTTTACGCCCCGCAGTATTGTAGGCATGGACGAAAATCCCAAATACAAAGATGTTCCTTGTGATGGCTTAAGGCTGCATGTCATCGACCGGCGAAGATTTCAACCCATTCCATTATCCGTCGCCATGTTATGTTCCGCCGCGAAAAATTTTGAAACCGACTTCAAAACTAGGAATTATCTCGATAATCTTTGGGGAAATGAGGATTTGCGCGCGATGTTGGAATCCGGCGAAGATTATGCTTCCATCATGAAAACAACAGAGGAAGGATTGGAGAGGTTTCGAAAAATACGGGGAAAATATTTATTATACGATTGA
- a CDS encoding MFS transporter, which yields MSFSLRIRFSAMMFLQYLIWAAWFINLGPYLDHRGFSSDLVSAFFLASLISPFIGGQIADRYMPTQLFMGISQIVGGIILIFLAKISNGTAFWWILFLYSMIYAPTLALSNSICFHHMTDKAKDFGAIRVWGTLGWIVAGLAMTFLWTYIRPYPIAWAEISALDAAAQQAQRAAYLNVESWLFILPGIVSIVFGLFCFSLPHTPPSEEKSNPWAFLEAFKMLKDKNFAMFIVIAFVVSTQLMFFFITMPVFLEYLNMNRQNIPTAMVTAQITEIVSMYLLMRLLVPKIGIRFSMAAAALAWGLLYGAAGLGQSWQLVVPALLLHGFAYVFFFVVGQVYVDAVASPQIRASAQGFINVVTIGLGMYLSSYFVSWVTEQFTTAAPGSAAVINYQGVFLVPCLLMILCALAFLLFFKEPEKKEAEAA from the coding sequence ATGTCTTTCTCGCTACGCATCCGTTTCAGTGCAATGATGTTCCTCCAATACCTGATTTGGGCGGCCTGGTTTATTAATTTGGGGCCGTATTTGGATCATAGGGGTTTTAGCAGCGACCTGGTCAGCGCTTTCTTTCTCGCCAGTTTGATTTCCCCCTTTATTGGAGGCCAAATCGCCGACCGCTATATGCCCACGCAACTTTTTATGGGGATATCCCAGATTGTCGGCGGCATCATTCTGATTTTTTTGGCGAAGATATCCAACGGGACGGCGTTTTGGTGGATTCTGTTTCTCTACTCGATGATCTATGCGCCGACGTTGGCTTTGTCTAATTCGATCTGCTTTCATCACATGACCGATAAGGCCAAGGATTTCGGAGCGATTCGCGTTTGGGGCACTTTAGGGTGGATCGTCGCTGGATTGGCAATGACCTTTTTATGGACCTACATACGGCCATATCCTATCGCATGGGCGGAAATATCCGCATTGGATGCAGCCGCTCAACAAGCGCAGCGCGCCGCTTATTTGAATGTAGAAAGTTGGTTGTTTATCCTTCCGGGAATTGTCTCGATCGTTTTTGGGCTTTTTTGCTTTTCGCTTCCTCATACGCCTCCTTCGGAAGAGAAATCCAATCCTTGGGCGTTTCTGGAAGCTTTTAAAATGTTGAAAGACAAAAATTTCGCCATGTTTATCGTCATCGCCTTCGTCGTCTCGACGCAATTGATGTTTTTCTTCATTACCATGCCTGTATTCCTCGAATACTTGAATATGAACCGGCAAAATATTCCCACGGCGATGGTAACGGCGCAGATCACGGAAATCGTGTCGATGTACCTGCTGATGCGATTACTGGTTCCGAAAATCGGAATTCGTTTCAGCATGGCGGCGGCGGCTTTGGCGTGGGGCTTATTGTACGGCGCCGCTGGTTTGGGACAGTCTTGGCAGCTCGTGGTTCCCGCCTTGCTGCTGCATGGATTCGCCTACGTCTTCTTCTTCGTCGTCGGCCAAGTGTACGTTGACGCCGTGGCGTCGCCCCAAATCCGCGCTTCGGCTCAAGGCTTCATCAACGTGGTTACGATCGGCTTGGGAATGTATCTCAGCAGTTACTTCGTCAGCTGGGTGACGGAGCAGTTTACGACGGCCGCCCCCGGCTCCGCCGCCGTCATTAATTATCAGGGCGTTTTTCTCGTTCCATGCCTTTTGATGATTCTCTGCGCTTTGGCTTTCTTGCTTTTCTTCAAAGAGCCGGAAAAGAAAGAAGCGGAAGCGGCTTAA
- a CDS encoding alpha-L-arabinofuranosidase C-terminal domain-containing protein, protein MRKKTVSYLRLFASIVIFSFITSIAYSAENLLPNPSFEKAAKDSPADWKTHIWQGKAEFAYAETGHSGQRSVKISSQEGGDASWTIIVSVEPFSQYRLSGWIKTAILETRGGEGALLNLQNIEGIKTKALTGNTDWMQVETTFETNDNDSLQINCLLGGGGLAIGEAWFDDLSLERISTLVFEPSVVIDASKEGAPISKYIYGQFIEHLGRCIYGGIWAEMLEDRKFYYAVGAAESPWKAVGAKAAVTMRKDKSYVGEHTPWVELAGPNEARGIVQKGLGLKKGMDYDGRIVLSGSSSAAPVRVSLIWGPEPWDRQTIAIDQLAEAYTTSSLHFTAKADAADGQLEIVSEGTGVLRIGTASLMPTDNVLGMRADTLKLLKELNAPIYRWPGGNFVSGYDWRDGVGERDQRPPRENLAWKGVEPNDFGLDEFIVFCREIGTEPLIVVNSGLGKVQNAVDELLYANGDAETPMGKLRAQNGSEEPYNVHWWGIGNEMYGDWQLGHMPLEDYVKKHNRFADEMRSADPSIQLIAVGAAGKWSETMLKECADRMDLISEHFYCDQQKGLLPHVKQITNNVRRISNTHRRYRQTIGALKGKDIRIAMDEWNYWKVQTLRDALGIAAGLNEFYRNSDIVFMANYAQTVNILPCIKTTKTDAAFTAPGLPLILYRNHYGTIPIKALGEPEPLDVAAAKSADGKTLTISIVNPTRQDQELDLAFKGIKIGKEGKLWRIAGDDEMASNEPGKEPQVKIEESKIDNLGRKIVVPPMSISLYEWKAE, encoded by the coding sequence ATGCGAAAAAAGACAGTAAGTTATCTACGCTTGTTCGCTTCAATAGTAATTTTTAGTTTTATTACGTCCATTGCTTATTCGGCGGAGAATCTTCTCCCCAATCCCTCCTTCGAGAAAGCCGCCAAAGACAGTCCCGCCGATTGGAAAACGCATATCTGGCAGGGAAAAGCAGAGTTCGCCTATGCTGAAACGGGGCATTCGGGCCAACGCAGCGTCAAAATCTCTTCGCAGGAAGGCGGAGACGCTTCCTGGACGATAATCGTTTCCGTAGAGCCTTTTTCTCAATACCGCTTATCGGGATGGATCAAAACGGCGATCCTGGAAACGCGGGGCGGGGAAGGGGCTTTGCTCAATCTACAAAATATTGAAGGCATCAAAACGAAAGCGCTGACGGGTAACACGGACTGGATGCAAGTGGAAACGACGTTCGAAACGAACGATAACGACAGCCTGCAGATCAATTGCCTGTTGGGCGGAGGGGGCTTAGCAATAGGAGAGGCATGGTTCGACGATTTGAGCCTGGAGCGCATTTCAACCTTGGTCTTCGAACCGTCCGTCGTAATCGACGCTTCCAAAGAAGGCGCGCCGATCTCGAAATATATTTACGGACAGTTCATCGAACATCTGGGACGCTGCATCTATGGCGGCATCTGGGCGGAAATGCTGGAAGACCGCAAGTTCTACTACGCCGTAGGAGCGGCGGAATCGCCCTGGAAGGCCGTGGGCGCCAAAGCCGCCGTGACCATGCGCAAAGATAAATCCTACGTGGGCGAACATACGCCCTGGGTGGAATTGGCGGGACCCAATGAGGCGCGGGGGATTGTCCAAAAAGGATTGGGCTTGAAAAAGGGAATGGATTATGACGGACGCATCGTTCTTTCCGGCAGTTCCAGCGCCGCGCCAGTTCGCGTTAGCTTGATCTGGGGGCCGGAGCCTTGGGATCGACAAACGATTGCGATCGATCAATTGGCGGAAGCCTATACGACATCCTCACTTCATTTTACAGCGAAGGCGGATGCGGCCGACGGCCAGTTGGAAATCGTATCTGAAGGAACTGGCGTTCTGCGCATCGGAACCGCATCGCTCATGCCTACCGACAATGTGTTAGGCATGAGAGCCGATACACTGAAACTATTAAAAGAACTGAACGCGCCCATTTACCGCTGGCCCGGCGGCAATTTCGTCAGCGGCTACGATTGGCGCGATGGCGTCGGGGAACGCGACCAACGACCGCCGCGCGAGAATCTAGCCTGGAAAGGCGTCGAGCCGAACGATTTCGGTCTGGACGAATTTATCGTCTTTTGCCGGGAGATAGGAACCGAGCCGTTGATCGTCGTCAATAGCGGTTTGGGTAAAGTGCAAAATGCAGTAGACGAATTGCTATACGCCAACGGCGATGCGGAAACGCCGATGGGGAAATTACGAGCGCAAAACGGCTCGGAAGAGCCGTATAACGTTCATTGGTGGGGTATAGGCAACGAGATGTACGGCGATTGGCAGCTCGGCCACATGCCGCTGGAAGATTACGTCAAGAAGCATAATCGATTCGCGGATGAAATGCGCAGCGCCGATCCCTCCATCCAACTGATCGCCGTTGGAGCGGCGGGAAAGTGGAGCGAAACCATGCTGAAGGAATGCGCCGATCGCATGGATTTGATAAGCGAACACTTTTACTGCGATCAACAAAAGGGCTTGCTGCCGCATGTGAAACAGATAACCAACAACGTCCGCCGCATCTCCAATACGCACCGCCGCTACCGCCAAACCATTGGCGCTTTGAAAGGCAAAGATATCCGCATTGCGATGGATGAGTGGAATTATTGGAAAGTGCAAACATTACGGGACGCGCTGGGCATCGCGGCGGGACTGAACGAATTTTATCGCAACAGCGATATCGTTTTCATGGCCAATTACGCTCAAACCGTCAATATTCTTCCTTGCATCAAAACCACCAAGACGGACGCCGCCTTCACCGCGCCAGGTTTACCTTTAATACTCTACCGCAACCATTATGGAACGATTCCCATCAAGGCGCTGGGCGAACCGGAGCCGCTGGACGTAGCCGCCGCCAAAAGCGCCGACGGCAAAACACTGACCATCTCCATTGTTAATCCCACGCGCCAAGACCAAGAATTGGACTTGGCGTTCAAAGGAATCAAAATTGGGAAGGAAGGCAAATTATGGCGAATCGCCGGAGACGATGAAATGGCGTCCAACGAGCCGGGAAAAGAACCGCAAGTCAAAATCGAGGAATCCAAAATCGACAACCTGGGACGGAAAATCGTTGTTCCGCCTATGAGCATTTCTTTATATGAATGGAAGGCGGAATAA
- a CDS encoding prepilin-type N-terminal cleavage/methylation domain-containing protein: protein MKWRRNGFTLIELLIVVAIIGILAAIAVPNFLNAQIRAKIARSQADMKSLGTAIESFRIDNNCMLVDFWDEGSPVVWERVKKWGLCSPDNQDDAVRNQRCILANLTSPVSYISAIPNDPFFGKITATSNRLVIALAGTYFYGDNEAVIEGNDNNFQALWPGNAELRGLSPLRENQWALLGMGPDTTVEELDQRPRGIPYDATNGLVSSGDLTVRGG, encoded by the coding sequence ATGAAGTGGAGAAGGAATGGATTTACGTTGATTGAATTGCTGATCGTTGTCGCCATTATAGGAATTCTGGCCGCTATAGCGGTTCCGAATTTTCTCAATGCGCAAATTCGCGCCAAGATCGCCCGCTCCCAGGCGGACATGAAGAGTTTAGGGACAGCGATTGAGTCTTTCCGCATAGACAATAATTGCATGCTCGTCGATTTTTGGGACGAGGGATCGCCCGTCGTATGGGAGCGGGTGAAAAAATGGGGATTATGCTCGCCGGACAACCAGGACGACGCCGTGCGCAACCAGCGCTGCATCCTGGCTAATCTCACTTCTCCCGTTTCCTACATCAGCGCTATTCCTAACGATCCCTTCTTCGGCAAAATCACGGCGACCAGCAACCGGCTGGTCATCGCCTTGGCGGGTACTTATTTTTACGGCGATAATGAAGCCGTCATCGAAGGCAACGATAATAATTTTCAAGCGCTATGGCCGGGAAACGCCGAACTCAGGGGATTGTCGCCGCTGCGCGAGAATCAATGGGCTTTGTTGGGAATGGGGCCGGATACGACGGTGGAAGAATTGGACCAACGGCCTCGAGGCATCCCTTACGATGCAACGAACGGCTTGGTTAGCTCCGGAGATCTTACGGTTCGCGGCGGGTGA